A single region of the Oncorhynchus keta strain PuntledgeMale-10-30-2019 chromosome 4, Oket_V2, whole genome shotgun sequence genome encodes:
- the LOC118362398 gene encoding DAP3-binding cell death enhancer 1-like isoform X1 gives MWRVQGFVGRVFSRCHGNAPLRLSQNHHVEDEVIHSSTFLSTSRHSPDSSSQKGEDGDKWWKKRTSQFCYDGLPRYTALDAVGWGAAAVLLMQICRRVHSRVSSGAEPNPNTGCLAVQDTLQKFDYRVLLEMLSRCDVLPRGRSVSCLPQRQQAQQRSTSGSSNGYSSSDQLHGDAIADGFLADCHHSSGREETSFSKSSHPEDKRRARRREAPPQQNEQDALAGAAQNLQQVADSSVPVVLNIIGLESAKTGDYEAAFSCFLASARRGYCKAQFNTGVCYEKGRGVGKDGEKALHFYSQAASGGHSQAQYRCAKLLLNSRGQQSTQKDLDSAISLLQQAASAGLKEAQVYLGSLFSQEPVRDGRKSVHYLKMAAESGDSEALLFLGQCYESGFGVPQCFRTAVGFYQRAAQAGSSQAKTLLTPQCGVEEDAVLRSIRSCPCFSVSHRLREPLSTLPSPVLPSSGSALPLPHSWSTGSMGPPPPSLPLHPPSFDGNAVRWTLGVG, from the exons TTTTTAGCCGGTGCCATGGCAACGCCCCCCTGCGCCTGTCTCAGAATCATCACGTGGAGGATGAGGTCAtccactcctccaccttcctctccACCAGCCGGCACTCCCCCGACAGCAG CTCTcagaaaggggaggatggagacaagTGGTGGAAGAAGAGGACCTCTCAGTTTTGCTACGATGGGCTCCCGCGCTACACTGCTCTGGATGCTGTGGGCTGG GGGGCAGCTGCCGTTCTGTTGATGCAGATCTGTAGGAGGGTCCACTCTCGAGTCTCCTCTGGGGCCGAACCCAATCCGAACACAGGATGCTTGGCCGTACAGGACACGCTGCAGAAGTTTGACTACCGCGTCCTACTGGAGATGC TGTCTCGCTGTGATGTGCTGCCCAGAGGGAGGAGTGTGAGCTGTCTGCCACAGAGACAGCAGGCCCAGCAACGCAGCACCAGCGGCAGCAGTAACGGCTACAGCAGCTCTGACCAGCTCCATGGAGATGCGATCGCTGACGGCTTCCTCGCTGACTGTCACCACTCCTCTGGAAGAG AGGAGACGTCCTTCTCAAAGTCCTCCCATCCTGAAGACAAACGCAGAGCCAGAAGGCGAGAAGCGCCTCCGCAGCAGAATGAGCAG GATGCTCTAGCAGGGGCTGCCCAGAACCTCCAGCAGGTGGCCGACTCCAGCgttcctgtagtcctcaacatCATCGGTCTGGAGAGTGCTAAGACTGGGGACTATGAGGCAGCCTTCTCCTGTTTCCTGGCCTCAGCCAGACGGGGTTACTGCAAGGCTCAGTTCAACACTGGAGTCTGTTACGAGAAAGGCAGGGGGGTAGGCAAAGACGGGGAGAAG GCTCTTCACTTCTACAGCCAGGCAGCGTCTGGGGGTCACAGTCAGGCTCAGTACCGCTGTGCCAAACTCCTCCTCAACAGCAGAGGGCAGCAGAGCACACAGAAGGACCTGGACTCAGCCATCAGCCTGCTGCAACAGGCTGCCTCAGCTGGACTGAAAGAG gcccAAGTGTATCTGGGTTCCCTGTTCTCACAGGAGCCAGTCAGAGATGGCCGTAAGTCGGTGCACTACCTGAAGATGGCAGCAGAGAGCGGA GACAGCGAGGCGCTGCTGTTCCTGGGCCAGTGTTATGAGAGTGGGTTCGGGGTGCCTCAGTGTTTCAGAACAGCAGTAGGGTTCTATCAGCGGGCTGCCCAGGCAGGAAGCAGCCAGGCCAAGACTTTACTGACGCCCCAGTGTGGAGTGGAGG aAGATGCCGTCCTGCGCTCTATCCGCTCTTGTCCGTGCTTCTCCGTATCGCACCGTCTGCGGGAACcactctccaccctcccctcccctgtcctacCCTCCAGTGGCTCCGCCCTTCCCCTCCCACACTCCTGGAGCACAGGGAGTATGGGTCCCCCTccgccctccctccccctccacccccccagcTTTGATGGGAACGCCGTGAGGTGGACTCTAGGAGTGGGATAG
- the LOC118362398 gene encoding DAP3-binding cell death enhancer 1-like isoform X2, whose product MWRVQGFVGRVFSRCHGNAPLRLSQNHHVEDEVIHSSTFLSTSRHSPDSSSQKGEDGDKWWKKRTSQFCYDGLPRYTALDAVGWGAAAVLLMQICRRVHSRVSSGAEPNPNTGCLAVQDTLQKFDYRVLLEMLSRCDVLPRGRSVSCLPQRQQAQQRSTSGSSNGYSSSDQLHGDAIADGFLADCHHSSGREETSFSKSSHPEDKRRARRREAPPQQNEQDALAGAAQNLQQVADSSVPVVLNIIGLESAKTGDYEAAFSCFLASARRGYCKAQFNTGVCYEKGRGVGKDGEKALHFYSQAASGGHSQAQYRCAKLLLNSRGQQSTQKDLDSAISLLQQAASAGLKEAQVYLGSLFSQEPVRDGRKSVHYLKMAAESGDSEALLFLGQCYESGFGVPQCFRTAVGFYQRAAQAGSSQAKTLLTPQCGVEDAVLRSIRSCPCFSVSHRLREPLSTLPSPVLPSSGSALPLPHSWSTGSMGPPPPSLPLHPPSFDGNAVRWTLGVG is encoded by the exons TTTTTAGCCGGTGCCATGGCAACGCCCCCCTGCGCCTGTCTCAGAATCATCACGTGGAGGATGAGGTCAtccactcctccaccttcctctccACCAGCCGGCACTCCCCCGACAGCAG CTCTcagaaaggggaggatggagacaagTGGTGGAAGAAGAGGACCTCTCAGTTTTGCTACGATGGGCTCCCGCGCTACACTGCTCTGGATGCTGTGGGCTGG GGGGCAGCTGCCGTTCTGTTGATGCAGATCTGTAGGAGGGTCCACTCTCGAGTCTCCTCTGGGGCCGAACCCAATCCGAACACAGGATGCTTGGCCGTACAGGACACGCTGCAGAAGTTTGACTACCGCGTCCTACTGGAGATGC TGTCTCGCTGTGATGTGCTGCCCAGAGGGAGGAGTGTGAGCTGTCTGCCACAGAGACAGCAGGCCCAGCAACGCAGCACCAGCGGCAGCAGTAACGGCTACAGCAGCTCTGACCAGCTCCATGGAGATGCGATCGCTGACGGCTTCCTCGCTGACTGTCACCACTCCTCTGGAAGAG AGGAGACGTCCTTCTCAAAGTCCTCCCATCCTGAAGACAAACGCAGAGCCAGAAGGCGAGAAGCGCCTCCGCAGCAGAATGAGCAG GATGCTCTAGCAGGGGCTGCCCAGAACCTCCAGCAGGTGGCCGACTCCAGCgttcctgtagtcctcaacatCATCGGTCTGGAGAGTGCTAAGACTGGGGACTATGAGGCAGCCTTCTCCTGTTTCCTGGCCTCAGCCAGACGGGGTTACTGCAAGGCTCAGTTCAACACTGGAGTCTGTTACGAGAAAGGCAGGGGGGTAGGCAAAGACGGGGAGAAG GCTCTTCACTTCTACAGCCAGGCAGCGTCTGGGGGTCACAGTCAGGCTCAGTACCGCTGTGCCAAACTCCTCCTCAACAGCAGAGGGCAGCAGAGCACACAGAAGGACCTGGACTCAGCCATCAGCCTGCTGCAACAGGCTGCCTCAGCTGGACTGAAAGAG gcccAAGTGTATCTGGGTTCCCTGTTCTCACAGGAGCCAGTCAGAGATGGCCGTAAGTCGGTGCACTACCTGAAGATGGCAGCAGAGAGCGGA GACAGCGAGGCGCTGCTGTTCCTGGGCCAGTGTTATGAGAGTGGGTTCGGGGTGCCTCAGTGTTTCAGAACAGCAGTAGGGTTCTATCAGCGGGCTGCCCAGGCAGGAAGCAGCCAGGCCAAGACTTTACTGACGCCCCAGTGTGGAGTGGAGG ATGCCGTCCTGCGCTCTATCCGCTCTTGTCCGTGCTTCTCCGTATCGCACCGTCTGCGGGAACcactctccaccctcccctcccctgtcctacCCTCCAGTGGCTCCGCCCTTCCCCTCCCACACTCCTGGAGCACAGGGAGTATGGGTCCCCCTccgccctccctccccctccacccccccagcTTTGATGGGAACGCCGTGAGGTGGACTCTAGGAGTGGGATAG
- the LOC118362160 gene encoding amyloid beta precursor protein binding family B member 2-like, which translates to MMSVHTPQLSRSGSSPSSVGLANRSGPPAAPAAPPTSLSLRSSYNQLLGHDIIKESPTAMETGSSATLPKSRHRYAMTSVHSAMGLSGRRLPTKSSSSSALYSSSSSSFFSTNPKLAKDGANLQRKAETQQQEQSKTNTEVKEQDDIITPIHSSDWMEGENSQDPPAFCRRTKSFLEFHEKEEDPPSGGNKEEDSPGGGNKEEDLPSKEEEEEDEKHPCPEKDQVSPDKDRERTEEEKQTPKQEDYKEEEDATPTAAQPLLQGVPSPAISPLNNLSWAQENKIQSCPPLQGREEALTQAQGHPHSVETPPNSPEVHRLPRPE; encoded by the coding sequence ATGATGTCCGTCCACACACCCCAGCTCTCCCGCAGTGGCTCCTCCCCTTCTTCTGTAGGCTTGGCCAATCGCAGCGGTCcccctgccgcccctgccgcccctcccacctccctcagCCTGCGCTCCTCCTACAATCAACTCCTGGGCCATGACATCATAAAGGAGTCCCCTACCGCCATGGAAACGGGGAGTTCCGCCACTTTACCCAAGAGTCGCCATAGATATGCCATGACCAGTGTGCATAGCGCCATGGGACTGAGCGGCAGACGCCTCCCCACCAAGTCCTCTTCATCCTctgctctctactcctcctcctcttcctcattcttCTCCACCAACCCCAAGCTGGCAAAGGATGGTGCCAACCTGCAGCGGAAGGCCGAGACACAGCAACAGGAGCAGAGTAAAACCAACACAGAGGTCAAAGAGCAGGATGACATCATCACCCCCATACACAGCTCTGATTGGATGGAGGGGGAGAACTCACAGGACCCGCCTGCATTCTGTCGGAGGACAAAGAGCTTTCTAGAGTTCCACGAAAAGGAAGAGGACCCACCCAGTGGAGGAAACAAAGAGGAAGACTCTCCTGGTGGAGGCAATAAGGAAGAAGATCTTCCCagcaaggaagaggaggaagaggatgagaagCACCCCTGCCCTGAGAAAGACCAGGTCAGCCcggataaagacagagagagaacggaggaggagaaacagacccCAAAACAGGAGGATTACAAAGAGGAAGAGGATGCCACTCCAACTGCTGCACAGCCTCTACTACAGGGGGTCCCCTCTCCCGCCATCTCTCCCCTAAACAATCTCAGCTGGGCCCAAGAGAACAAGATCCAGAGTTGCCCCCCACTTCAGGGCAGAGAGGAGGCCCTAACCCAGGCCCAGGGTCACCCACACAGCGTTGAGACGCCCCCAAACTCCCCCGAAGTGCACAGGCTCCCCCGCCCAGAGTGA